A region of Candidatus Dependentiae bacterium DNA encodes the following proteins:
- the nusA gene encoding transcription termination factor NusA, whose amino-acid sequence MLNKVIAELVDEKGLDQASLQSVICEGILAAYSKKYPEAILRVSVNKKTESILVEVEKLVVATVEDPVMEISLKKAQAVQSGITLGDKVWIAFEEPIGRVEILKARQVIAARLKDIEALSVYEAFKDKEGHIVQGVVHKHEQNGALVMLRDTMAFLPRSLSIPTETYVIGRPIRALLKTVHQEHRSTGQLILDRSSGEFLARLLELEIPEIYDKLIEVKAVARRAGYKSKVIVSQNDPNIDPVGTCIGVGGGRIKPILKELDGEKIDVFSWGNSKEELVALALRPAEVNRVELLDDKRARAWVSEDQRALAIGKLGQNIGLASELLGLEIELVSSGHGLEEVGLGSQDTSGSKF is encoded by the coding sequence ATGTTAAATAAAGTTATTGCAGAACTTGTTGATGAAAAAGGTTTAGACCAAGCGTCTTTGCAGAGTGTTATTTGTGAAGGCATTTTGGCAGCTTATTCTAAAAAGTACCCAGAAGCGATTTTGAGAGTCTCTGTAAACAAAAAAACAGAATCAATTCTTGTTGAAGTTGAAAAACTTGTCGTTGCTACCGTTGAAGATCCAGTCATGGAAATATCGCTAAAAAAGGCTCAGGCCGTACAAAGCGGTATTACGCTTGGCGATAAAGTTTGGATAGCGTTTGAAGAGCCTATTGGGCGTGTTGAAATATTAAAAGCTCGTCAGGTTATCGCGGCAAGACTTAAAGATATTGAAGCTTTAAGTGTTTACGAAGCGTTTAAAGACAAAGAGGGTCATATCGTGCAGGGCGTTGTTCATAAACATGAGCAAAATGGTGCGCTTGTTATGCTTAGAGACACCATGGCCTTCTTGCCAAGGTCTCTGTCTATTCCCACAGAAACTTATGTTATCGGTCGCCCTATCCGGGCACTTTTAAAAACAGTTCATCAGGAGCATCGTAGCACTGGACAGCTTATTTTAGATCGTTCATCTGGTGAGTTTTTGGCTCGCTTGCTTGAATTAGAAATCCCTGAAATTTATGATAAATTGATTGAGGTTAAAGCTGTTGCTCGTCGAGCTGGATACAAGAGCAAGGTTATTGTGTCGCAAAACGATCCAAACATTGATCCTGTTGGGACATGTATTGGTGTTGGCGGCGGCAGAATTAAGCCTATTTTAAAAGAGCTTGATGGTGAAAAAATAGATGTTTTCTCGTGGGGAAATTCAAAAGAAGAGCTTGTTGCTCTTGCTTTGCGTCCCGCAGAGGTTAACAGAGTTGAATTATTAGATGATAAAAGAGCTCGCGCTTGGGTCAGTGAAGACCAAAGAGCGCTTGCTATTGGTAAACTTGGTCAAAACATAGGCCTGGCTTCAGAATTGTTGGGGTTAGAAATTGAGCTTGTTTCTTCTGGTCATGGACTTGAGGAAGTTGGCTTAGGGTCTCAGGATACTTCAGGGTCAAAATTTTAA
- the infB gene encoding translation initiation factor IF-2: MRIKDFSNQFGVSVNELVVILKERKAGSYGDDFILSDDQVSFLRRRFSHVEFVKPFSHGLSPQEKVIVQDMTVGELAIRMKCSVSGLILQLLKRGILANKNQIVKKDQIIKVLVDLDVAHEGLKVDSDSVLEKFLDAKSSSGDERRLPTVAVVGHVDHGKTTLLDFIRKARVADGEKGGITQGVAAYEVTTKHGNLVFLDTPGHEAFSLMRERGVLIADLVVLVVALDDGVKPQTIESIKAIKSFGATTVVALNKIDKVSPDRIDIVKRQLSDQGLLPDDWGGETPYISISGKTGQGVDDLLEVIRLQSDILDLKTSSTDCARGFILESKMEHGRGAVATVILQRGTIHRGDHFVCGSSYGKISSMKNYLSKNIESAGPSVPAQVAGFSALPMPGDVFEFVSDACAVKKHKNIQVRTIADATKGGQEKTEGEGGINIILKANTLLSKEALITSIAKLNLEQPEKIKIVDVGVGDINESNIELAKTTGSLVYGLGVKIDKSAKASIKKSTVIKTFDIIYKLLEDAKEAVLKSHVRKVEEKTLGVARVKAIFKIKSVGMVAGAGVESGNLEQGCKVKVYRDGEMIGKGVIRTLQRDKSKALTVTQGHDCAFAVEGFTSWKNGDVVHHIVEIVS, encoded by the coding sequence ATGCGAATTAAAGATTTTTCTAATCAGTTTGGTGTCTCAGTAAATGAGCTTGTTGTTATTTTAAAAGAGCGTAAAGCTGGTTCGTATGGGGACGACTTTATTTTAAGCGATGATCAAGTAAGCTTCCTTCGGAGGCGCTTTAGTCATGTTGAATTTGTAAAGCCTTTTTCTCATGGACTTTCTCCTCAAGAAAAGGTTATCGTTCAAGATATGACGGTTGGCGAGTTAGCCATTAGAATGAAATGTTCTGTTTCTGGATTGATTTTGCAGCTTTTAAAGCGCGGAATTTTGGCAAATAAAAATCAAATTGTAAAAAAAGACCAAATTATAAAAGTTCTTGTTGATCTTGATGTTGCGCATGAAGGCCTTAAGGTTGACTCTGATTCTGTCTTAGAAAAATTTTTAGACGCAAAGAGCTCTTCTGGTGACGAGCGAAGATTGCCTACGGTTGCTGTTGTCGGTCATGTTGATCATGGAAAAACAACGCTTCTTGATTTCATTCGTAAAGCACGAGTTGCTGACGGTGAAAAGGGTGGAATTACTCAAGGTGTTGCAGCTTATGAAGTAACAACGAAGCATGGAAACTTAGTCTTTTTAGACACTCCTGGTCATGAAGCATTTTCATTAATGCGTGAACGCGGTGTGTTGATTGCTGACTTGGTAGTTTTGGTTGTTGCTCTTGATGATGGTGTAAAGCCTCAAACTATAGAATCTATAAAAGCTATTAAAAGCTTTGGCGCTACAACGGTTGTAGCATTAAATAAAATTGATAAAGTTTCTCCTGATCGAATTGACATTGTAAAGCGTCAACTTTCTGATCAAGGATTGTTGCCAGATGATTGGGGCGGAGAAACTCCTTATATCTCTATCTCTGGAAAAACTGGTCAAGGTGTTGATGATTTGCTAGAAGTTATTCGTTTGCAATCTGATATTCTTGATTTAAAAACAAGTTCGACAGATTGCGCTCGTGGCTTTATTTTAGAGTCTAAAATGGAGCATGGTCGTGGAGCTGTTGCAACAGTAATTTTACAGCGCGGAACAATTCATCGTGGTGATCATTTTGTATGTGGTTCTTCTTATGGAAAAATCAGCTCAATGAAAAACTATTTAAGCAAAAACATTGAAAGCGCTGGTCCTTCAGTTCCGGCACAAGTGGCAGGTTTTTCTGCGTTGCCTATGCCTGGTGATGTTTTTGAGTTTGTGTCAGATGCGTGTGCTGTAAAAAAACATAAAAACATTCAAGTTAGAACAATTGCTGACGCAACTAAGGGTGGTCAAGAAAAAACAGAAGGCGAAGGCGGAATTAACATTATTCTGAAGGCGAACACACTTCTGTCAAAAGAAGCTTTAATTACAAGCATTGCAAAACTTAATCTTGAACAGCCTGAAAAAATAAAAATAGTAGATGTTGGCGTTGGTGATATCAACGAAAGCAACATAGAGCTTGCAAAAACAACAGGATCTTTAGTTTACGGCCTTGGTGTTAAAATTGATAAAAGTGCTAAAGCTTCTATCAAAAAAAGTACCGTAATTAAAACATTTGATATTATTTATAAGTTGCTTGAAGACGCTAAAGAAGCTGTACTTAAAAGCCATGTGCGAAAAGTTGAAGAAAAAACTTTGGGCGTTGCTCGAGTTAAAGCTATTTTCAAAATTAAATCAGTTGGGATGGTTGCTGGTGCTGGCGTAGAAAGCGGAAACTTAGAACAAGGTTGCAAGGTTAAAGTTTATCGCGATGGCGAAATGATTGGCAAAGGCGTTATTCGAACACTTCAACGAGATAAGTCAAAAGCATTAACAGTCACACAAGGACATGATTGCGCATTTGCAGTTGAAGGGTTTACAAGCTGGAAAAATGGCGATGTTGTACATCACATTGTTGAGATTGTATCATAA